The following proteins are encoded in a genomic region of Drosophila willistoni isolate 14030-0811.24 chromosome 2L unlocalized genomic scaffold, UCI_dwil_1.1 Seg196, whole genome shotgun sequence:
- the LOC6639870 gene encoding U6 snRNA-associated Sm-like protein LSm1 codes for MDDLNPLAGTAHLLEEVDKKLMVLLRDGRTLIGYLRSVDQFANLVLQRTIERIHVGNEYGDIPRGVFIIRGENVVLLGEIDRDKEQKLPLKEISVDEILDAQRREQEQRQEKHRLVSKALKERGLAVNAELINEDFC; via the exons ATGGACGATCTTAATCCTTTGGCTGGCACCGCACATCTGCTGGAAGAAGTGGACA aaaaattaatgGTTCTGCTGCGAGATGGAAGAACTTTAATTGGTTACCTGCGTTCTGTGGATCAGTTTGCAAACTTGGTTCTGCAACGTACCATAGAGCGCATACATGTGGGCAACGAGTATGGCGATATTCCCCGGGGTGTATTCATCATCAGAGGAGAGAATGTAGTACTCCTTGGGGAGATT GATCGTGATAAGGAACAGAAACTGCCATTGAAAGAGATCTCTGTGGATGAAATCCTTGATGCACAACGTCGCGAGCAGGAACAGCGACAGGAAAAACACCGTTTGGTATCCAAAGCGTTAAAAGAACGCGGCTTGGCAGTTAACGCCGAGTTAATCAATGAGGACTTTTGCTAA
- the LOC6639869 gene encoding uncharacterized protein LOC6639869: protein MSAHHRPLDESDVLLIRTIRDTPSLYDPQLPSFRASHRKTEDWMKVAEILNITPTDARRRWTCLRDRYSRELKQMRLHPTSDFGRNDFFRKMDFLRDFVRKRRERNRRDRNQTPSGWLTVDMRKPSIVKVQPSSDSMIDETEANISYEESEDHNYETKMEVQSETYSVLVEADDGEEDEPEEENEDTYAEFMTDSVVGEEPTQAKVLPSLQAARNVITINPGEEIPSNTSATPTAGVSVNAQHGGHSSDLGYMVCITDQTKTNVSCTGVSSDTTSIIETEDDFFCKSVAAYLRQLSRVHKIKAKVEMYQILEKYILVEETRSPGEGSAHSVQDT from the coding sequence ATGAGTGCCCATCACAGGCCACTGGACGAATCGGATGTATTGCTTATACGAACCATACGCGATACACCCTCGCTGTATGATCCCCAACTCCCCTCCTTTCGAGCCTCTCACCGTAAAACTGAGGATTGGATGAAGGTAGCAGAAATTCTTAATATAACACCAACGGATGCCAGGCGCCGATGGACTTGCCTAAGAGATCGTTACTCACGTGAACTTAAGCAAATGCGTCTGCATCCGACCAGTGATTTTGGTCGCAACGATTTTTTTAGAAAGATGGATTTTTTGAGAGATTTTGTAAGGAAACGTAGAGAACGCAATCGAAGGGATCGTAATCAGACACCTTCTGGGTGGCTTACAGTCGATATGCGCAAACCATCAATTGTAAAGGTGCAACCCAGTTCGGATTCAATGATTGACGAGACCGAGGCAAATATTTCCTATGAAGAAAGCGAGGATCACAACTATGAAACAAAGATGGAAGTGCAATCAGAAACATATTCGGTTCTGGTGGAAGCAGATGATGGGGAAGAAGATGAACCGGAAGAGGAAAATGAAGATACGTACGCAGAATTTATGACGGACAGTGTGGTAGGGGAGGAACCGACGCAGGCAAAAGTTTTGCCTAGTTTGCAGGCGGCACGGAATGTAATCACTATCAATCCAGGTGAAGAGATACCATCAAACACCAGtgcaacaccaacagcaggCGTATCTGTGAATGCACAGCACGGTGGCCATTCATCGGATTTGGGATACATGGTGTGTATAACGGATCAAACGAAAACTAATGTCTCGTGCACGGGAGTCTCATCAGATACGACGTCAATAATTGAAACTGAAGATGATTTCTTTTGCAAATCCGTGGCCGCCTATCTCCGTCAACTGTCCCGGGTTCATAAAATTAAAGCTAAGGTTGAAATGTATCAGATACTtgagaaatatatattggtGGAGGAGACGAGAAGTCCGGGCGAAGGTTCAGCTCATTCTGTGCAAGATACGTAG